The genomic stretch GCCGCCGAACATGAGCTTGGCGATGAGCATGATGAGGAGCCGGCCAATCAGCTCCTCGGTCAGGACGGGGCAGTCGTCGAGGTTCTTGGGGAGCTTCACTTCGTCACCTCCTTCGCCAAGGCGGCGAGTTCGACGGCACAGCGGGTGACCACGGCCTCATTCACCGCGAGTCGCTCGCGCCGGCCGGGGACATCGAGGCCCTTGTCGCCCTCGGTCCGGGCGGCGGTCAGGTCCTCGTAGGCGCGCCGCTGCGCCTCGAAGTAGGCGTCGTAGAGGGAGCGGGCCTTGGCCATCTGGTCCGCAGTGGCTTGGCCCAAGAGGTAGGCTTTGCCGATGATGAGGTAGGACTTGCGAGCCGTGGACTCCTCGACGCTGTAGACGTCCTCGGCCCTGTCGAGCGGCGTGCCGCAGCCGGCGAAGATGACGAGAAGGACACAACCGACGGCTGCCGTCAGAACTCGCTGCATTGGAACATCCTCCGTAGGTTGACGAGGCTCACACCGTTCGAAACGTCCACGTCTATTGCAGCAGATTTTTTCGCGGCGTGGCGTCGTAGACGTACATAAACGTCACTGCTCCCGCGGATTTTTTTGCGGTGCCCCCAGAAGCTCCTGGGTCGCTACGATGTAGCCGTCGAGTGCCTCGTGGTGGATGCGCCATGTGCGGGCGACCTTGATGACCTGGCTGAAGACGCCGCAGTTGATCATCTCCCGCAGCTTCCTCGGGGCGATGGCCAGTGACGCGGCCGCCTGCTCGACGGTGAGCCAGGGTTGGCCCTCGGGCCATCCGCAGAGATGGCAGCGGGTGACGTAGTCGGGCGCGTCACAGGGCTTCACCGCGCGTGCTCCTTCGCCGCCACACGGAGGGCCTCGGCTTCAGGCAGACCGCCATCGTGGATGCAGATGGCCACGCGCTCCTCGAAGGCGACGCGCTGGTCGGGGGTCATCCGGGCAAGAGAGAGCGCGAGGAGTCGTTCCGCCATGCTCGGCCGCGGAACCACGGGGCGAAACGGCCTGAGCGGGGGCCTTGACACGGGCCGTCGAGGCGGTTGGAAGAGGGGCATCGAGTTCATTGGAGGCGGTCTCCGCGCAATCTCGCGCAATCTCCGCGCAATCTCTGGAGACGAGATTGCGCGCTGGAAGTGATGCACCGCGTGGGGTTTACGTCTGATCGGCGCAATCTCGCAATCTTTTCCGTAATGCAACCCGCACGCACGCGTGCGCGCGCGTGTGCGCGCATGTGCGCCCGCGCGTGCCGCGCGCGCGAGGCATGCATGAGATTGCGAGATTGCGCGGCGGCCTCATAAGCCGCAGAGTGGCACGGGGTTACGCCGCGCAATCTCTGGTCTGGAGATTGCGCCCGAGATTGCGAGATTGCGCGCCGACGCTCACTCACGGTGCCGCCGCTCCAGGAAGTAGGCCGAGTGGGTGCCGCAGCCTTCTCGGCGGATCGTGACCTGAGCGATGGGCGTGTTCACACGCTGGCGGAGCAGCGTGCCGAATGCCACTTGCCGCCCGCGCTCTGTCCTGCGGCTCAACGCGTCCGGGAAGCACTCCTCATCGTCGGCAACCCGCATCAACTCGGCTACGGACACGGGGACCGGCCCGAACTTCTCCCACCAGGCGGCCACAAACGTCTCCCACTCCTGGGCGGTGGGGTTGGCGCTCTTGCGCCATTCGGCCTCATTGGTCCGCCAGCGGTTGAAGCAGTTGGCGTGGAGGATGCCGCCGATGGTCTCGGACCAGGCCTCGAAGCCGCCGAGCCGGTTTTTGTGGAGGGGCCGTCCTTTCTCAAGCCAGTTCTCGATCATCCCGAGGAGGACGGCGAAGATGCGGGCGCGCGAGCTTCGGATATGGGCGCGGAGGTTGGGGTAGAGGAAGTCCTGGCGGGCCTCGGGGTTCGGGGTATTCGGCTGGAGCTGGATGGGCACGGTGCGCTTGGCGATCTCGCCGCTGCACTCGGTGTTGTTGCCCGAGGCCACGAAGGTGACCGTGTTGGCGAGGCTGACGATCTTCGAGGCGCCCAGGATGCGGCCCTGGTAGCTCGTGGCGGTCAGGATGGAGGACAGCGCCGCGCTGTCGAGCGCACGCGGGAGGTTATCGAGGTGGACGACCGTCTCGCCCTGGAGGAGGAGGGCCAGGAGGCGCTTGTCGCGTTCTTCGTCTCGGTCCGTCAGTTGGAGAGCTGGCGTCTCGCGTCCCAGGATGACGCCGCCGAGGACCTCTGCGGCGAGCTTCGACTTGCCCGTGCGCTCGAGGGGCGATAGGAGGAGGTGGAGCGGGCGGTTGCCGTCGATGGCGGGCGCCACGAGGGGCGTGAGCATGAGGCCGATGAAGTTCTGGCGGCTCGCCTCGTCCTTGAAGGGGAAGTCGACGACCAGCTCGTGGAGTTCCTCGTGGATGTGTTCGAGGTCGCGCTGGGGCTCGATGCCCTGGAGCTCGGGCGGCTCGTCGTAGTAGATGCCGTCGTGCCAACCGGGCTGGACGCGCTGGAAGTCGGGGCCGTAGACGGGGTAGCAGACCAGGAGGTCGAGATCGCGGACGCGTGGGTCGGCCTTGGCCCCCGCGAGGGCGAGGGCAGCGTTGTCTCCGCTGCAGGGCTTGTACACCAGGACGGAGCCTTCGTCGTTCTTGCGGGGGTACCAGGCGCCGAGCTTCATGTGCTCGTCCACGAGCAGGCGGCTGCGGTCGGCGCTCAGCTCGTCCCAGCGTCGGGCGCCGGGCTTGCCCAGAAGTTCGCCGGGGAGATGGCTCTTGCGGTAGATCAGGTCGGGCGGGAGTGCGCCGAGCACCTGGTCGGCAAAGGTCTTGCACGATTGCTCGATGTAGCGGTCCTGGTCGTCCCAGTGCGGGCCGGGGATCAGAATGACGCCGTTCGGGCCGGGCGCCGGGGAGGTCAGGGACCGCCGCGGGCGCCGCATCTCGACCCTGCGGGGCTCCTGGATGCCGGCTTCGAGGCCGCTCTGGATCGTCGCGGCGGCCTCGCGCTCGCCCAGCCCGGTGATCGCGGCCGTCGCGGCGAGCTCGGCCTCGACGTGGGCGCGGTCGAGGTACCCGCCGCCGACGAGCTGGCCGAGACTGAACGCCGCGCGGTTCAGCGTGTCGTTCCGCGTGCCCTCGGGGGCCTGGCGGAGGTTGCGGACTTCGAGCTTGAGGGCCGTCTCGGCATAGCGAGCGGCTGAGCGGGTGACCTGCGAGGCCGGCAGCGTGGCCGCAGGCGCCGGCGTCGAGCGGCGGCCGTTGGCCTGCTCGATGAGCCACATCGGGAGCGGGCACGACGAGTGGCCGTTGTGTCGGGCGTACGGTTCGGGGCTGTCGCGGAGCGCGGACGGCGGCGCGACGACGTACCCCCCGTCGGCCTTGAGGTCCAGGCCGGGCCGCAGGCCGTTGCGGCTCTTCACCTCTCCGTCTCGATGGACGAAGTACAGATGCCGTCCGCCGCTCGGGGTCTTGACCTCGAGGGTCGGCGGCAGCCGCCCGAAGTCCTCTTGGAGCTTGGCCAGGGACGCCTCGCCGTCCGCCTCGCCGTGGCAGTCGATGTCCAGCACCACGAGGCCCGATACGGCGCCCGTGCGGATGCCGACGTTGGCGTCGGGGTGCTGCGTCCACCACGCACGGATCTGCTCGGGGTCGGTGGTCGCATCCTTGAACCCGTGCGGGGTCAGCGGGGTCTTGCCGCTCGGCTTCAAAGGGAAGACGAGCCAGCCCCGTGCGGCATATTCGAGGGCAGCTTCGAGGATGGCATTGTCGGTATGGGCTGGGTCCGGTTCGCTCACATGGTCCTCCTCCGGATTCGTTCAGGGTGCGTCGGCGTCGTAGCCGGCTTGGAGAAGGGCCTGGCGCACGTCTTCCGCGGACCGCGCCAGGATGTAGACGCCGTTGAAGCGTTCGATGAGCCGCTGGAAGTTCCTCTGGTCATCCGACTGCTGTCCCGTGGCGGACTTCGCTTCCACCTCGAGGCGGCGCCCGTCGGGGAGTATGCCTGTCAGGTCGGCCTGGCCGGGGACGCCGAAGCAGACCACGCGCCGGTCGAACCGCGCCGCTCCGACGTTCGCTCGCCAGAGGCGCAGCCAGCGCCTCGTGCCGAAGGCACGCAGAATCTCGTTCTGGACCTGCCGCTCGGGTCTGGGCATCACGCCTGCACCAACCTTGCGAACCGTTCGGAAAGCGCCTCGCGGCGGACCTCGTCCACGAAGCCGCGGGGCCAGCAGCCGAAGACCTCGCGGTAGCGGTACGCCGCCCAGCCGGGCTTGAAGCCCTTCTCCCCGGCCTGGCGGAGGAAGCCGACATAGAC from Planctomycetota bacterium encodes the following:
- a CDS encoding helix-turn-helix domain-containing protein, with the protein product MKPCDAPDYVTRCHLCGWPEGQPWLTVEQAAASLAIAPRKLREMINCGVFSQVIKVARTWRIHHEALDGYIVATQELLGAPQKNPREQ
- a CDS encoding bifunctional DNA primase/polymerase codes for the protein MSEPDPAHTDNAILEAALEYAARGWLVFPLKPSGKTPLTPHGFKDATTDPEQIRAWWTQHPDANVGIRTGAVSGLVVLDIDCHGEADGEASLAKLQEDFGRLPPTLEVKTPSGGRHLYFVHRDGEVKSRNGLRPGLDLKADGGYVVAPPSALRDSPEPYARHNGHSSCPLPMWLIEQANGRRSTPAPAATLPASQVTRSAARYAETALKLEVRNLRQAPEGTRNDTLNRAAFSLGQLVGGGYLDRAHVEAELAATAAITGLGEREAAATIQSGLEAGIQEPRRVEMRRPRRSLTSPAPGPNGVILIPGPHWDDQDRYIEQSCKTFADQVLGALPPDLIYRKSHLPGELLGKPGARRWDELSADRSRLLVDEHMKLGAWYPRKNDEGSVLVYKPCSGDNAALALAGAKADPRVRDLDLLVCYPVYGPDFQRVQPGWHDGIYYDEPPELQGIEPQRDLEHIHEELHELVVDFPFKDEASRQNFIGLMLTPLVAPAIDGNRPLHLLLSPLERTGKSKLAAEVLGGVILGRETPALQLTDRDEERDKRLLALLLQGETVVHLDNLPRALDSAALSSILTATSYQGRILGASKIVSLANTVTFVASGNNTECSGEIAKRTVPIQLQPNTPNPEARQDFLYPNLRAHIRSSRARIFAVLLGMIENWLEKGRPLHKNRLGGFEAWSETIGGILHANCFNRWRTNEAEWRKSANPTAQEWETFVAAWWEKFGPVPVSVAELMRVADDEECFPDALSRRTERGRQVAFGTLLRQRVNTPIAQVTIRREGCGTHSAYFLERRHRE